Proteins encoded in a region of the Elaeis guineensis isolate ETL-2024a chromosome 7, EG11, whole genome shotgun sequence genome:
- the LOC105034230 gene encoding F-box/LRR-repeat protein At1g67190 has product MENLPVEVIGNILSHLGTARDVVVASATCRKWREACRKHLHTLSFNSDDWPRDLPTRQLEILITQTIFQTMGLQCLSIHMDNAHEFSAAPVIAWLMYTRETLRSLSYNVRTTPNVNILEKCGRQKLEILDLDHNTITGVEPSYQRFTCLKSLSLRHVSISALDLSLLLAACPKIESLTLDTLEIVTSDSQSTMELSSQTLKSIYAKSIGVDKIILEADNLESLQLNALNLDLFELIGKGTLKHLKIDDVSVTHLDIGENTDHLEVVDVSNFTIVWPKFYHMISRSSKLRKLRLWGVVFDDEDEIVDSETIAVSFPQLRHLSLSYELRDGLLHYGLQGSSQLENVLILELGWTVISEHFGHWVCGMIEKCPNLKKLVIHGILSEAKTREERQMLANFTSFIVHLMRKYVDVDVQFEYE; this is encoded by the coding sequence ATGGAGAACCTTCCCGTTGAAGTCATTGGTAATATTCTTTCCCATCTTGGAACTGCTCGGGATGTCGTTGTTGCATCTGCAACTTGCCGAAAATGGAGAGAAGCCTGTAGGAAACACCTTCACACCCTATCTTTCAATTCTGATGATTGGCCTCGTGATCTCCCCACGAGGCAGTTGGAGATTCTCATAACACAGACTATATTCCAGACTATGGGTTTGCAGTGCCTTTCAATCCATATGGACAATGCCCATGAGTTCTCAGCAGCTCCTGTCATCGCTTGGCTTATGTATACTAGAGAAACCCTACGGAGTCTTTCATATAATGTCCGTACAACTCCAAATGTAAACATTTTGGAGAAATGTGGCCGGCAGAAGCTGGAGATATTGGATTTGGACCACAATACTATTACTGGGGTTGAACCAAGTTACCAGAGATTTACTTGTCTCAAATCCCTTTCCTTGAGACATGTTAGTATCTCAGCTTTGGATCTGAGCCTATTGCTTGCTGCCTGCCCAAAAATAGAGTCTTTAACACTTGATACGCTAGAGATTGTAACATCAGATTCGCAATCTACAATGGAATTGAGCAGTCAAACACTGAAGAGTATTTATGCAAAATCCATAGGCGTGGATAAGATAATACTGGAAGCAGATAATCTTGAAAGTTTGCAGTTAAATGCATTAAACCTCGATCTTTTTGAGCTGATTGGAAAGGGTACCCTGAAACATCTCAAGATTGATGATGTCAGTGTCACTCATTTGGATATTGGTGAGAACACAGATCATCTGGAGGTTGTAGACGTTAGCAATTTTACAATTGTGTGGCCTAAATTCTACCATATGATATCTAGATCATCGAAACTGAGAAAACTCCGGCTTTGGGGTGTGGTGTTTGATGATGAGGATGAGATTGTCGATTCAGAAACTATTGCTGTTTCCTTTCCCCAGCTCAGACATCTTTCATTAAGTTATGAATTAAGGGATGGATTGCTCCATTATGGTCTTCAAGGTTCATCACAATTAGAGAATGTGTTGATATTGGAACTGGGATGGACAGTAATAAGTGAGCACTTTGGACATTGGGTTTGTGGGATGATTGAGAAATGCCCAAACCTTAAGAAGTTAGTCATCCATGGTATTCTTTCTGAGGCCAAAACTCGTGAAGAACGCCAGATGTTGGCCAATTTTACCTCATTCATTGTTCATCTCATGAGGAAATATGTAGATGTTGATGTGCAGTTTGAATATGAATGA